The Amycolatopsis nigrescens CSC17Ta-90 genomic interval GTTCGGCTCGCCGTTGTCGCCCATCATGCCGGAATGGGCCTGGGTCTGCTCCATGGAGCTCGGCGGCGGAACCGGAGCCAACCTCCTCGGCGGCTCCTCCCGCACCGGTGGAGGCGGCGGGGCCGCACCGGCGGAGCCGGCACCTGCCTTGGCCGTCTCCAGCTCGCCCCGGGTGGACTCCAGCTCGGAATCGAGCTGCTCGACCTGCTGCCGCAGCTCGTTGTTGTCCTCGATCAACCGGGCTAGCTCGGTCTCTACCAGGTCGAGGAACGCGTCCACCTCGTCCTCGTTGTAGCCCCTTTTGCCAATGGGCGGCTTGCTGAACGCGACGTTATGCACGTCAGCGGGGGTCAACGACATCAGATCACCTCACGCACTCCATGGCCTGCAGGTCATCCCGGGTTCCCCGATCACCCAGGACTCGCCAGTTGCATCAGTATGAACACAACCAACAGCAGCACCATAATCGATAAGTCCAGTCCGACGCCGCCAATCCGCACCATCGGGATGATCCGACGGACCAAACGGACCGGTGGGTCGGTCACTGTGTAGATGGTCTCCAGCGTTACCGCAACCCCTCCGGCGGGACGCCATTCGCGCGCAAACGCACGCACGAGCTCAACTACGACACGAGCCGTCAACAGCAGCCAGAAGGCGAACAGCACGTACCAGAGAACAAGCTGGACCACTTCCACGACACCACTCTGCCACAAGGCCGATCAGGAACGCTCGGCCGCGTGGCGTACCAGGGCGTTCACCCGGTCATTCACTCCTCGACCCCGCCTCGCCACTACGGACTGTTCCAGGGCGGACACGGGCCGGATACTTCACCTTGGGCGGTTCGCGGACTCCCCACCCTCCTCTCTGGTTCCTAGTGCCGAAGGAACATCCCACCCTCGGCGATTCGCCGCCGGTCTTCGGCGGTCACATCGACATCCGGCGGTGAGAGCAAGAACACCTTGTTGGTGACCTTGTCCATCGACCCCCGAAGAGCGAAGGCCAATCCCGCCGCGAAGTCAACCAGACGCTTTGCGTCCGCGTTCTCCATTTCGGTCAGATTGATGATCACCGGGGCCCCGTCCCGGTAGTGCTCGCCGATCGCCCGCGCCTCCAGGTACGTGGTCGGGTGCAGCGTGGTGATCCGGCTGAGCGGATCCCTCGCCGGCATCCGCGACGCCTCCGGCACCGGACGCAGCCTTGCCACCGGCTCGGGCTGGCGGTCCACCGCCAGCGCACCGTGCACGGACGGCTCGGCGCCGGTCATCCCCCGTCCCCTGGTCCGCACCGGGGGCTCGTCGTCGAACTCTTCGGTCGCGCGGTAACGTCCACGGGTCCTGGCCGGCGGCTCGTCGTAGTCGTACTCGTCGTCGGTGTAACCGCGCCGGTAGTCGTCGTCCACGTCGTAACCGTCTTCGTCGGCCGGGACCATCCCGAAGTAGGCCTTCAGCTTCTGCAGCGCGCTCATGCCTCTCCCTAGCCCTAGCCGCGTTCCGCTCCGTGCTACCCAGCGTCACCAGAAGTGAAACACCGCCGGGCCAACTCTCCCTACGGCGAGGCTAAACCGCGCCCACCGAGCAACGCGGTTCCGACACGCACCCACGTCGCGCCGTGCATGACCGCTTGCTCCAGGTCACCACTCATCCCGGCGGAGATTTCGGTGGCGCCGGGGTGGTCCCGGCGCACCCTCTCCGCCGCGCGGGCGAGTCGCTCGAAGGCCGGATCGGGGTCCGCGCCGAGCGGGGCGACGGCCATCAGCCCACCGAGTCGCAGTTCACCCGACTGAGCGACGTGCTCGGCTAGCTGGTCGAGCTCGTCGAGCGGACAGCCGCCCCGTCCCGGCGCGTCGTCCAGGCTCACCTGCAGCAACACGTCCAGCGGAGCACTGGGACCGTCGGTACCACTGCGGACACCGGCCTCCCTGGCGGCCGCAACGGCCTTGGCCAATGCGTCGGCGAGCCTGGCCGAGTCCACCGACTGCACCAGATCCGCCCAGCCGATCACCGACTTCGCCTTGTTGCGCTGCAGCCGGCCCACCATGTGCCAGCGGACCGCCGCGTCCGGGCGCAGTCCGGCCAGTTCTGCGGCTTTGGGACCGGCCTCCTGGTCCCGGTTCTCGGCCAGGTCGGTCACCCCGAGCTCGGTCAGCAGCGCGGCGTCCGAGGCCGGGAAGGTCTTGGTCACCGCCAGCAACCGGACCTCGTCCGCGGACCGGCCGGCGACCGCACAGGCCCGCTCGATCCGCTGCCGCACCTCGGTCAGTGCACCGGCCAGTTCGGCGCGGCGGGCGGCGTCCCGTTCCGTCGTGGTCATTCGGCCTCGATCCAGGTGAGTGCGGCGATCCGGCCGGTCTCACCGTCCCGGCGGTAGCTGAACAGCGCCCGCTCCTCGGCGGTGCAGCGGGGATCGACGCCGATCTTGCCGATCCCGGCGTCGGCGAGCTGGCGCCACAACCCGGCCCGCAGGTCCAGCCCGGTGGTCCCGCCGCTGGTGCGGCAGGCGCTGCCGGGCAGGTGCCGCTCGACGTCGGCGGCCATCCCCTCCGGCACTTCGTAGCAGTCGCCGCAGATCGCGGGACCGAGCAGCGCCTCGATCCGGTGCTGCTCGGCACCGGCCGAGCGCATCGCCTCCAGCGCCGCGGGCACCACGCCGACCCTGGCGCCGACCCGGCCGGCGTGCACCGCGGCGACCACCCCGGCCTCGGCGTCGCCGAGCAGTACCGGCACGCAGTCCGCGACCAGCGCGACCACGGCCACCCCGGGGGTGGCGGTCACCAGGGCGTCGGTGGCCTCCGCCGGGTGGCTTTCGGTGCCGTCGACCACGGTGGCGGTGCGGCCGTGCACCTGTTCCATCCAGGCCAGCCGGTCACCGAGGCCGAGTTCGGCACCGAGACGCTTGCGGTTCGAAGCCACCGCGGCCGGTACGTCACCGACGTGGTCACCGAGGTTGAACGAGTCGAACGGGGCCTGGGAGGCACCGCCCTCCCTGGTCGTGACCACCCGACGGATGCGCACCATGAAAGCCCTTCGCTCGCCTGAAAAATCGCTGCGGCGAGCCTATCGGGAGCACGGTGCCACTCGCGACGGGCTGGCGATCACTAGCGCCGCATGAAAGGCGGCACGTCCACGTCGTCGTCGGAGGGGTCGTCGGTCACCGGCACGGCGCGGCCGGGCAGGCTGCCGTGCGTGCTGTTCTGGGTGTTGCGGGGCGGCGGGTAGGCACCGCGGCCGCCCATCCCCGGCTGCGGCAGCCCCGGCGCACCGGGCTGCGCGGCACCGCGCTGCGGCGCGGCCGGATAGCCGCCGTTGCCGGCCGGGGGCTGCCCGCCGGGAGGCGGGCTCTGCGGACGCGATCCGCCCGCCATGCCGTTGCCGCCGACCTGGCCCGCTTCGGCGGACACGGTGGGCGAGGTGGACGAGTTCGACCGGCTGCCGACCACCCCGGCCGGGTCGAGCTTCTTGTGCGTGGGCGCACCGGCGTCGAAACCGGCCGCGATCACGGTCACCCGCACCTCGTCGCCGAGCGAGTCGTCGATGATCGTGCCGAAGATGATGTTCGCCTCCGGGTGCGCGGACTCCTGCACCAGCGAGGCCGCCTCGTTGATCTCGAACAGGCCGAGGTCCGAGCCGCCCGCGATGGACAGCAGCGCTCCGTGCGCACCGTCCATGGATGCCTCCAGCAGTGGCGAGTTGATCGCCTTCTCCGCGGCCTGGATGGCGCGGCCCTCCCCGCGGGCGGAGCCGATGCCCATCAGCGCGCTGCCGGCGCCGGACATCACGCTCTTCACGTCCGCGAAGTCCAGGTTGATCAGGCCGGGGGTGGTGATCAGGTCGGTGATGCCCTGCACACCGGAGAGCAGCACCTCGTCCGCCGAGCGGAAGGCGTCCATCAGGCTGACGCCGATGTCGCCGAGCTGGAGCAGCCGGTCGTTGGGGATCACGATCAGCGTGTCGCACTCGTTGCGCAGCTGCTGGATGCCGTCCTCGGCCTGCTTGCCGCGGCGCTTGCCCTCGAAGGTGAAGGGCCGGGTCACCACGCCGATGGTCAGCGCACCGAGCTTGCGGGCGATCTGGGCGACCACGGGGGCGCCACCGGTTCCGGTGCCACCGCCCTCGCCCGCGGTCACGAACACCATGTCGGCGCCCTTGATGACCTCTTCGATCTCCTCGCGGTGGTCCTCGGCCGCCTTCTGGCCCACTTCGGGCGCGGCTCCGGCACCGAGGCCGCGGGTGAGTTCCCGGCCGATGTCCAGCTTGACGTCGGCGTCGGACATCAGCAGTGCCTGCGCGTCGGTGTTCACCGCGATGAACTCGACACCCTTGAGGCCGACCTCGATCATGCGGTTCACGGCGTTCACGCCGCCACCGCCGATGCCGACGACCTTGATCACCGCGAGGTAGTTGTGCGGGGGCGTCATCGGGTCCGCCTTCCTGATCGTGATTGCTCGTGCCGCCCGCCGGTGCAGACACCGTTAACCCTCAACCTCAACTCCAGGCTTAGAGTTATGTCAACTACCGACGTATTGCAGGACGGTAGGCATCACACAGGCACGAATCCAGTTGCCACGCCGAACGGCGCAGGCGTGTTTGAGCACAACAACTTTCCGGTGAACCGGAGAGCGCGTGCCCACCCTAGGGCAAGAACACGCTCCGGCGGCACCTCGATTTCACGCGACTCCTCACACGGGCAGGAAGATCCGCATGACCGGTTCGGTGCTCGGCTGCCCGGTCGGCGAGCCGCCGGGAGGCTCCACGGTGACCGCCACCTGGGTCGCCCCGGCCACCCCACCGGCCAGCACCAGCCTGCCGCCGTCGCGCTCGCCGGGCAGCAGGCCGATCGAACGCGGCGACTCGCCGGAGCGGATGACCCACACCTCGAGCGCCCCGGCCTGGCCGTAGTCGG includes:
- a CDS encoding cell division protein SepF, which codes for MSALQKLKAYFGMVPADEDGYDVDDDYRRGYTDDEYDYDEPPARTRGRYRATEEFDDEPPVRTRGRGMTGAEPSVHGALAVDRQPEPVARLRPVPEASRMPARDPLSRITTLHPTTYLEARAIGEHYRDGAPVIINLTEMENADAKRLVDFAAGLAFALRGSMDKVTNKVFLLSPPDVDVTAEDRRRIAEGGMFLRH
- the pgeF gene encoding peptidoglycan editing factor PgeF is translated as MRIRRVVTTREGGASQAPFDSFNLGDHVGDVPAAVASNRKRLGAELGLGDRLAWMEQVHGRTATVVDGTESHPAEATDALVTATPGVAVVALVADCVPVLLGDAEAGVVAAVHAGRVGARVGVVPAALEAMRSAGAEQHRIEALLGPAICGDCYEVPEGMAADVERHLPGSACRTSGGTTGLDLRAGLWRQLADAGIGKIGVDPRCTAEERALFSYRRDGETGRIAALTWIEAE
- a CDS encoding YggT family protein encodes the protein MEVVQLVLWYVLFAFWLLLTARVVVELVRAFAREWRPAGGVAVTLETIYTVTDPPVRLVRRIIPMVRIGGVGLDLSIMVLLLVVFILMQLASPG
- a CDS encoding YggS family pyridoxal phosphate-dependent enzyme, with the protein product MTTTERDAARRAELAGALTEVRQRIERACAVAGRSADEVRLLAVTKTFPASDAALLTELGVTDLAENRDQEAGPKAAELAGLRPDAAVRWHMVGRLQRNKAKSVIGWADLVQSVDSARLADALAKAVAAAREAGVRSGTDGPSAPLDVLLQVSLDDAPGRGGCPLDELDQLAEHVAQSGELRLGGLMAVAPLGADPDPAFERLARAAERVRRDHPGATEISAGMSGDLEQAVMHGATWVRVGTALLGGRGLASP
- the ftsZ gene encoding cell division protein FtsZ; protein product: MTPPHNYLAVIKVVGIGGGGVNAVNRMIEVGLKGVEFIAVNTDAQALLMSDADVKLDIGRELTRGLGAGAAPEVGQKAAEDHREEIEEVIKGADMVFVTAGEGGGTGTGGAPVVAQIARKLGALTIGVVTRPFTFEGKRRGKQAEDGIQQLRNECDTLIVIPNDRLLQLGDIGVSLMDAFRSADEVLLSGVQGITDLITTPGLINLDFADVKSVMSGAGSALMGIGSARGEGRAIQAAEKAINSPLLEASMDGAHGALLSIAGGSDLGLFEINEAASLVQESAHPEANIIFGTIIDDSLGDEVRVTVIAAGFDAGAPTHKKLDPAGVVGSRSNSSTSPTVSAEAGQVGGNGMAGGSRPQSPPPGGQPPAGNGGYPAAPQRGAAQPGAPGLPQPGMGGRGAYPPPRNTQNSTHGSLPGRAVPVTDDPSDDDVDVPPFMRR